The following coding sequences lie in one Thermosulfuriphilus ammonigenes genomic window:
- the serA gene encoding phosphoglycerate dehydrogenase gives MKVLISDHIAEEGKEILKAAGLEVVEKVGLSPEDLKEAIADVDAILIRSGTKLTAEVIAAATRLKVIARAGTGLDNVDIDAANKRGIVVMNVPGGNTVSAAEHTISMMLALSRNIPQATASMKAGKWEKKKFLGREVAGKTLGIIGVGRIGSIVADRARGLKMKVLAYDPYITQETAEKLGVELVDLDSLLARSDYISVHVPLTKETKGFINRELFAKMKDGVMFINCARGGIVNEEDLYQALVSGKVAGAALDVFEVEPPPKDHPLFGLENFICTPHLGASTREAQKNVATAAASQIVDYLLHGVVRNAVNVPSVSADQLPRIQPFITLGEKIGALHTQLADGPIEAVSITYQGEMADMETGPITLAILKGILSPVMGDEVNYVNAPIIARDRGIKVTESKTATAEDFTNLLIVRVRYRGGENEISGTIFGKKEPRIVRINDFRLDAIPEGHMLFIYNEDRPGVIGKIGITLGEAGINISRMHVGQEPAQKSNIILLTTDKSVNGEVLERLKKLPHVLSARPLEL, from the coding sequence ATGAAGGTCCTCATCAGTGATCATATTGCCGAGGAGGGGAAAGAGATCCTTAAGGCCGCCGGCCTTGAGGTGGTGGAAAAGGTTGGCCTGTCTCCTGAGGACCTCAAGGAGGCCATCGCCGACGTGGACGCCATCCTCATCCGCTCCGGTACCAAGCTTACGGCCGAGGTTATAGCGGCCGCTACCAGACTTAAGGTTATTGCCCGGGCCGGCACTGGTCTGGATAATGTCGATATCGATGCGGCCAACAAACGGGGCATTGTGGTTATGAATGTCCCCGGAGGCAATACGGTTTCAGCGGCTGAACACACCATCTCCATGATGCTGGCCCTTTCGCGGAATATCCCTCAGGCCACTGCCTCCATGAAGGCTGGCAAGTGGGAAAAGAAGAAGTTTCTGGGGCGAGAGGTGGCCGGTAAGACCCTGGGGATCATTGGCGTGGGCCGCATAGGATCTATCGTTGCCGACCGGGCCCGCGGTCTAAAGATGAAGGTTCTGGCCTATGACCCTTACATCACCCAGGAGACGGCAGAGAAATTAGGGGTTGAGCTGGTGGACCTTGACTCCCTTTTGGCCCGTTCAGATTACATAAGTGTCCACGTCCCCCTGACCAAAGAAACCAAAGGTTTTATCAACCGGGAGCTTTTTGCGAAGATGAAAGACGGGGTCATGTTCATTAACTGTGCCCGGGGGGGGATTGTCAACGAAGAAGATCTTTACCAGGCCCTGGTTAGCGGTAAGGTGGCCGGAGCGGCGCTGGATGTCTTTGAGGTGGAGCCTCCCCCCAAGGACCACCCCCTCTTCGGCCTGGAGAACTTTATCTGTACTCCCCATCTGGGGGCCTCTACCAGAGAGGCCCAGAAGAATGTGGCCACCGCGGCGGCCAGCCAGATTGTTGACTACCTTCTTCACGGGGTGGTTCGCAATGCCGTCAACGTGCCTTCGGTCTCAGCCGATCAGCTTCCTCGGATTCAGCCTTTTATTACCCTGGGGGAGAAGATCGGGGCCCTTCATACCCAGCTGGCTGATGGCCCCATTGAGGCTGTCTCCATTACCTATCAGGGAGAGATGGCCGATATGGAAACGGGCCCCATTACCCTGGCCATTCTCAAGGGGATTCTTTCTCCGGTGATGGGGGATGAGGTAAATTATGTCAACGCCCCCATTATCGCCAGAGATCGAGGCATAAAGGTTACCGAAAGCAAGACGGCTACGGCCGAGGATTTTACCAATCTGCTCATCGTGCGGGTGCGTTATCGGGGTGGCGAGAACGAGATCTCGGGAACCATTTTCGGAAAGAAAGAGCCCCGGATCGTTCGGATTAACGATTTCCGCCTAGATGCTATTCCTGAGGGCCACATGCTCTTTATCTATAATGAGGACCGTCCGGGGGTTATTGGCAAGATCGGTATCACCCTGGGTGAGGCGGGGATAAACATCTCCCGGATGCACGTGGGGCAAGAACCAGCCCAGAAGAGCAACATTATTCTCTTGACTACCGACAAGTCAGTAAACGGTGAGGTCCTGGAAAGGCTAAAAAAGTTACCCCACGTCCTCTCGGCCCGGCCTCTTGAGCTTTAA
- a CDS encoding histone deacetylase family protein — MWALVYSPRFQDHDPGENHPEAPWRAEAVVRFLTEGPLASEMTLVAPSLAPFAWLKAVHEEGYLMAFEEACLRLKSHFHGDDNGICFDTFEVARLAAGAVIRAVDLVENEGYSVVFCPVRPPGHHAGPARAQGFCFLNNVAIGVRYWQENYSLKRILILDWDAHHGNGLQEVFYREKEVFYISFHEDPRLSFPGTGFAEERGAGAGRGYTLNLPLKMGTGDREYLKLLREVIFPQVAAFSPQGIIIAAGFDAHRDDDFSFLNLTSQGFKALAAEVRAWSEKFSAPVISVLEGGYEPGALLASAEAHLCGLLGH; from the coding sequence ATGTGGGCTCTGGTCTACAGCCCTCGTTTCCAGGATCATGACCCCGGAGAGAATCACCCCGAGGCTCCCTGGCGGGCCGAGGCCGTGGTTCGTTTTTTGACTGAGGGGCCTCTAGCCTCCGAGATGACCCTTGTGGCCCCCTCTTTGGCCCCGTTTGCCTGGCTTAAGGCTGTTCACGAAGAAGGCTATCTTATGGCCTTTGAGGAGGCCTGTCTGCGGCTTAAATCCCACTTTCATGGAGATGACAATGGCATCTGTTTTGACACCTTTGAAGTGGCCCGTTTGGCCGCCGGGGCGGTCATCAGGGCCGTGGATCTGGTGGAAAATGAAGGCTATTCGGTGGTTTTTTGTCCGGTACGGCCGCCTGGCCACCATGCCGGGCCGGCAAGGGCCCAGGGCTTCTGTTTTTTAAACAATGTGGCTATTGGGGTTCGCTACTGGCAGGAGAACTACAGCCTGAAGAGGATACTCATTCTGGATTGGGATGCCCACCATGGAAACGGGCTTCAGGAGGTTTTCTACCGGGAGAAAGAGGTCTTTTATATCAGCTTCCATGAAGATCCGCGCTTAAGTTTCCCCGGAACCGGCTTTGCTGAAGAACGAGGGGCTGGCGCCGGCCGGGGCTACACCCTTAACTTGCCCCTTAAGATGGGCACCGGTGATCGAGAATATCTTAAGCTTCTGCGGGAGGTGATCTTCCCGCAGGTGGCCGCCTTCTCTCCTCAAGGGATCATTATTGCTGCCGGGTTTGACGCTCACCGGGATGACGATTTCTCCTTTCTTAACCTTACTAGCCAAGGTTTTAAGGCCCTGGCCGCCGAGGTTAGGGCCTGGTCCGAAAAATTTTCCGCCCCGGTAATCTCTGTCCTTGAAGGAGGATACGAGCCGGGTGCCCTTCTGGCCTCGGCAGAGGCCCATCTTTGCGGCCTTCTGGGCCATTAA
- the acs gene encoding acetate--CoA ligase alpha subunit has product MIDKLFRPRSVAVIGASREPGKVGHDVVKNLLASGFPGKIFPVNPKAKEILGLPCWPDIASVPEAVDLAVVAIPARLVPQIIEACGEKKVPVAVILSAGFREAGAEGARLEAQVLKIARKYGLRILGPNCLGVMDTATPLNATFAAQPPLKGEVGFFSQSGALCLAVLEWSRAKGVGLSRFVSLGNKSDISEIDCLRALADDPQTKVILGYLEGVTDGQAFLKMAREVTRKKPVIILKGGTTAAGAKAASSHTGSLAGSEQAYQAAFKQTGIVRAEELEEFLNLALAFALQPPPSGPNVVVVTNSGGPGILTADASERQGLHLPSLERDTVERLRQILPPYASFYNPVDVLGDADAERYEKVLSLLLKEKDINALIVILSTTATIDPQEAARRLAALAPQAKGTSLVTCFLGSETSATASGILLKAQIPNFEYPEKAVSCLAKMWHYRTWLMTPEEEPVSLKIDRRRAAAVIAAAKQEKRRQLYEHEVKEILGAYGFTFPRSLMARTSDEALLSAKAIGYPVVMKIISPSIIHKTDVGGVWTNITSEEELLEAFFTLTSRARKIAPSSSILGVLIQEMVSDGRETILGFSRDPQFGPLIMFGLGGIYVEVLKDVSFRLAPFGRGQAQEMIREIRGYPLLKGVRGQPEADLEALSQAIIALAQLTIDFPELTEGDINPLMVRPRGRGALAVDARLTLGG; this is encoded by the coding sequence ATGATCGACAAACTCTTTCGGCCTCGATCAGTTGCCGTAATCGGCGCCTCCCGGGAACCCGGCAAAGTGGGCCACGATGTAGTCAAAAATCTTCTGGCCAGCGGCTTCCCCGGAAAGATCTTCCCTGTAAACCCCAAGGCCAAAGAGATTCTGGGCCTGCCCTGTTGGCCAGATATAGCTTCGGTACCGGAGGCCGTGGACCTGGCTGTGGTAGCTATCCCTGCCCGTCTCGTCCCCCAAATAATCGAGGCCTGTGGAGAAAAAAAAGTTCCGGTGGCCGTCATTCTCTCGGCCGGTTTTAGGGAGGCCGGGGCCGAAGGGGCCCGCCTTGAGGCTCAAGTACTAAAGATTGCCAGAAAATATGGTCTGCGAATCCTGGGGCCCAATTGCCTGGGTGTCATGGACACCGCCACCCCTCTTAACGCCACCTTTGCCGCCCAACCTCCTCTTAAGGGAGAGGTGGGGTTCTTTTCCCAATCTGGAGCTCTGTGCCTGGCCGTCTTAGAGTGGTCTCGAGCCAAGGGGGTGGGCCTGTCTCGCTTTGTCAGCTTAGGTAACAAGAGTGATATCTCGGAGATAGATTGCCTCAGGGCCCTGGCCGATGATCCCCAAACCAAGGTCATTCTAGGTTACCTGGAGGGGGTGACCGATGGTCAAGCCTTCCTGAAGATGGCCCGGGAGGTAACCAGGAAAAAGCCGGTCATCATCCTCAAGGGTGGCACCACCGCTGCCGGAGCCAAGGCGGCCTCCTCCCATACTGGCTCCCTGGCCGGCTCAGAGCAGGCCTACCAAGCGGCCTTCAAACAGACAGGAATCGTTCGGGCCGAAGAGCTGGAGGAGTTCCTCAATCTAGCTCTGGCCTTTGCCCTTCAGCCCCCTCCCTCCGGCCCTAACGTGGTAGTGGTTACTAACTCCGGTGGCCCTGGCATCCTTACGGCCGACGCCTCCGAACGACAGGGGCTCCATCTCCCCAGCCTGGAGAGGGATACGGTGGAACGTCTGCGCCAGATCCTGCCTCCCTATGCCTCATTTTATAACCCGGTAGATGTTCTCGGAGATGCCGACGCCGAACGCTATGAGAAAGTCCTTTCTTTGCTCCTGAAGGAAAAGGACATCAACGCCCTGATCGTTATCCTCTCCACCACGGCCACCATTGACCCCCAGGAGGCGGCCAGACGCCTGGCCGCCTTAGCCCCCCAGGCTAAAGGCACCTCCCTGGTAACCTGTTTTCTGGGAAGTGAGACCTCAGCTACTGCCAGCGGTATTCTGCTTAAGGCCCAAATACCCAATTTTGAATATCCGGAGAAGGCCGTCTCCTGTCTGGCCAAGATGTGGCACTACCGAACCTGGCTGATGACCCCGGAAGAGGAGCCGGTCTCTCTGAAGATAGACCGCCGACGGGCAGCAGCTGTCATTGCCGCAGCCAAACAGGAGAAACGACGTCAGCTCTACGAACACGAAGTCAAAGAAATTTTGGGGGCCTATGGCTTCACCTTCCCACGCTCCCTTATGGCCCGCACCTCCGATGAGGCCCTCCTTTCGGCCAAGGCCATTGGCTATCCTGTGGTTATGAAAATCATCTCTCCCAGCATCATCCACAAAACTGATGTTGGAGGAGTCTGGACAAATATCACCAGTGAGGAAGAGCTTCTGGAGGCCTTCTTCACCCTTACCAGCCGGGCCAGAAAGATAGCCCCCTCATCTTCTATCCTCGGAGTGCTCATCCAGGAGATGGTCAGCGATGGCCGGGAGACCATCCTTGGCTTCAGCCGGGATCCTCAATTTGGCCCCCTGATTATGTTTGGGCTTGGAGGTATCTACGTGGAGGTCCTAAAGGATGTCTCCTTCCGTCTGGCCCCCTTTGGTCGAGGCCAGGCCCAGGAGATGATTCGAGAAATCAGGGGCTATCCCTTGCTTAAAGGAGTCCGTGGCCAGCCCGAGGCTGATCTGGAGGCTCTAAGCCAGGCCATTATTGCCCTGGCACAACTGACCATAGACTTCCCTGAGCTCACCGAGGGAGACATTAATCCTTTAATGGTCCGGCCCCGAGGAAGGGGAGCCCTGGCCGTAGATGCCAGATTGACTCTAGGGGGGTAA
- a CDS encoding pyridoxal-phosphate-dependent aminotransferase family protein, with translation MDLLDKRRLLAPGPVPVPPKALLAMAQPTMHHRSPQFSEILSDVREGLKFLYQTEDPVLIFASSGTGAMEASVANLLNPGDEAICVVGGKFGERWVEICQAFGVRAVPIEVEWGRAVEPEQVEATLKRHPLARAVFVQAHETSTGVKHPVKELADLVRERETLLVVDAISALGVYDLPVGAWGLDVVVAGSQKGFALPPGLSFVSLSSRAREAMEKATLPRYYFDFRRELKAYARSTTAYTPAVSLILGLKSVLDRLRQVGLERLFAHHRCLSEATKKAMEALGLELFSQAPCETVTVVRVPEGVDGLELVKRLREKYGLTIAGGQAQLKGRIFRIAHMGYQNHFDVILAVAGVEMVLSELGYKVELGRGVAAAQEYFLKEGIS, from the coding sequence ATGGATCTGTTAGATAAGAGACGACTTTTAGCCCCTGGTCCTGTTCCTGTTCCTCCTAAGGCCCTTCTGGCTATGGCTCAGCCGACCATGCATCATCGTTCGCCCCAGTTTTCAGAGATCCTCTCTGATGTTCGGGAGGGACTCAAGTTTCTCTACCAGACTGAAGATCCAGTCCTCATTTTTGCTTCCTCAGGCACCGGAGCCATGGAGGCCTCTGTGGCCAACCTCCTTAATCCGGGCGATGAGGCCATCTGTGTGGTAGGCGGTAAGTTTGGTGAACGCTGGGTGGAGATCTGTCAGGCCTTTGGGGTCCGGGCGGTGCCCATTGAGGTGGAGTGGGGCCGAGCCGTTGAGCCCGAGCAGGTAGAGGCCACCCTGAAGCGGCATCCTTTAGCCCGGGCCGTCTTTGTCCAGGCCCACGAGACCTCTACTGGGGTTAAACACCCGGTTAAAGAACTGGCCGATCTTGTGCGCGAAAGGGAGACGCTTCTGGTGGTTGATGCCATAAGTGCTCTCGGAGTCTATGATTTACCAGTAGGCGCCTGGGGGCTTGATGTGGTAGTTGCCGGAAGCCAGAAGGGCTTTGCCCTGCCTCCCGGTCTTTCCTTTGTCAGCCTGAGCTCCCGGGCCAGGGAGGCCATGGAGAAGGCCACCCTCCCCCGCTACTATTTTGATTTTCGTCGGGAGCTTAAGGCCTATGCCCGGTCCACCACGGCCTACACTCCGGCCGTTTCCCTTATTTTGGGGCTCAAGAGTGTTCTTGATCGTCTTCGTCAGGTGGGTCTGGAGCGTCTTTTTGCCCACCATCGCTGCCTTTCGGAGGCGACCAAAAAGGCCATGGAGGCCCTGGGGCTGGAGCTTTTCTCCCAGGCTCCATGTGAGACAGTCACCGTAGTCCGGGTTCCGGAGGGGGTTGATGGGCTGGAGCTGGTCAAGAGACTTCGGGAAAAGTATGGTCTGACCATTGCCGGTGGCCAGGCCCAGCTCAAGGGACGCATTTTTCGCATAGCCCATATGGGTTATCAGAACCATTTTGATGTCATCCTGGCCGTTGCCGGGGTGGAGATGGTTCTTAGTGAGCTTGGCTATAAGGTTGAGCTGGGCCGGGGGGTGGCTGCGGCCCAGGAGTACTTTTTGAAGGAGGGAATCTCATGA
- a CDS encoding bifunctional acetate--CoA ligase family protein/GNAT family N-acetyltransferase, translating into MSTFNLDAVFRPRRIAVVPASDEENSPGGTIFRNLVAWGFRGAVYPINEARETVFGVEAYPDLLTIPRPIDLAILCGDPERLVSDLELAVKKAVRGALLICSDFWTRVASAGDLISRLKALGEAHGLRLLGPNSLGFIRPRLRLNVSVLPGRLPAGGLAFLSDSATLAAAVFDWAVDKNVGFSFFVSLGAKVDIDLADMIDFLGLDPATRAIVVYLEGLRSGRKFMSAARAFARAKPIMVVKGGRFAERPASAQTPIGALITEDRVYEAAFKRAGVIQVEEVLDLFHLAESLAKQPRPRGPRLAIITNARGPATLATDALIKYQGLLASFSEETVKNLARVVPAEVIGNPLDLLSGASPERYRLAISTCLQDKAVDGVLVIHAPVLQISAEDVAWAIVKASKAQPQKPVFASLMGKARVAEGRRILKDQNIPSFVTPVEAVKSFVYMHRYDRNLRLLYETPGTLLEDFCPLREKVREVVLTAARQGRYRLNFSESLKILEAYQIETLDYQVVFSRQEAVAAARRIGFPVVLKVNSIDILHKRASGAVALYLFEPEQVARAFEEILSNVEKRAPCARIEGVIVQKMIRWLGFDLALGARKSETFGSVILFGAGGELIHSLRHCAVGLPPLNQTLARRLMEEAAIYEDLSRDDTLDLRLLEKTLVRLSHLIIDFPEIKELHVNPLFFCEAGVYALDARIIIEEFSSLFPERPKGVFCPAHLSLCPYPDHFVFGTRLKDGRKVRIRPIRPEDEPLMAELFRTFSEETIRFRFLESKLFMPHEELIHYCQIDYDRELALVAEIKEDRRLRIIGVVRLVRYPDEQSAEMAVVVGDPWQGKGLGQALCRFMIQVARDLGLKRIFMEIMPANTRMMALARKLKFKMMEADEDIVRMVLDLVPEGGP; encoded by the coding sequence ATGTCCACCTTTAATCTAGATGCGGTCTTTCGTCCCCGACGTATTGCCGTTGTCCCGGCCAGCGATGAGGAAAACTCTCCTGGGGGGACGATCTTTCGCAATTTAGTGGCTTGGGGCTTCCGGGGAGCGGTGTATCCGATCAATGAGGCCCGAGAGACAGTCTTCGGAGTTGAGGCCTATCCTGACTTGCTAACCATCCCTCGCCCCATAGATCTGGCCATCCTCTGCGGAGACCCAGAGCGGCTGGTCTCAGATCTTGAATTGGCGGTTAAAAAGGCCGTCCGGGGAGCACTGCTTATCTGTTCCGACTTCTGGACCAGGGTGGCCTCGGCCGGAGATCTTATCTCTCGCTTGAAGGCCTTGGGGGAGGCCCACGGGCTCCGCCTTTTAGGTCCTAACTCTTTGGGATTCATTCGCCCCCGGCTCCGTCTGAATGTCAGTGTTCTTCCCGGCCGGCTTCCGGCAGGAGGTCTAGCCTTTCTCTCTGATAGTGCCACTTTGGCCGCCGCAGTCTTTGACTGGGCGGTAGATAAAAATGTGGGATTCAGTTTCTTTGTCTCTTTGGGGGCCAAAGTTGATATAGATCTGGCCGATATGATTGACTTCTTGGGGCTTGACCCGGCCACCAGGGCTATTGTCGTCTATCTGGAGGGGTTGCGTAGCGGCCGGAAGTTCATGAGTGCTGCCCGGGCCTTTGCCCGGGCCAAGCCCATCATGGTGGTCAAGGGAGGCCGTTTTGCTGAAAGACCGGCCTCGGCCCAGACCCCTATTGGGGCTCTGATCACTGAGGATCGAGTCTATGAGGCCGCCTTTAAACGGGCTGGTGTGATTCAGGTGGAGGAGGTCTTGGATCTCTTCCACCTGGCCGAGAGTTTGGCCAAACAGCCGCGGCCCAGAGGACCAAGACTGGCTATCATTACCAATGCCCGAGGGCCGGCGACACTGGCCACTGATGCCTTAATTAAGTATCAGGGGCTCTTAGCCTCCTTTTCTGAGGAAACTGTCAAAAATCTGGCCAGGGTGGTACCGGCCGAAGTTATTGGTAACCCCCTTGATCTCCTCTCTGGAGCCAGTCCAGAAAGGTATCGTTTGGCCATCTCGACCTGCCTCCAGGATAAGGCCGTAGATGGAGTACTGGTTATTCATGCTCCAGTCCTCCAGATCTCAGCTGAAGACGTGGCCTGGGCTATTGTTAAGGCTTCAAAGGCTCAGCCCCAAAAGCCTGTTTTTGCCAGTCTTATGGGCAAGGCTCGGGTGGCCGAGGGCCGTAGGATCCTCAAAGATCAGAATATTCCCTCTTTTGTCACCCCGGTTGAGGCCGTAAAGAGCTTTGTGTACATGCATCGCTATGATCGTAATCTTCGTCTCCTCTATGAAACCCCAGGCACCCTTTTAGAGGACTTTTGCCCTTTAAGGGAGAAGGTGCGGGAGGTAGTCCTTACTGCCGCTCGACAGGGGCGCTATAGACTGAATTTTTCGGAGTCTCTTAAAATCCTTGAGGCATATCAGATAGAAACGCTGGACTACCAGGTAGTCTTTAGCCGGCAGGAGGCGGTAGCTGCCGCCAGAAGAATTGGCTTTCCGGTGGTCCTTAAGGTGAATTCCATAGACATCCTCCACAAGAGGGCCAGCGGAGCCGTGGCTCTTTATCTCTTTGAGCCCGAACAGGTGGCTCGAGCCTTTGAAGAGATACTCTCCAATGTAGAGAAGAGGGCTCCTTGCGCCCGAATAGAAGGGGTGATTGTCCAGAAGATGATTCGTTGGCTGGGTTTTGATCTGGCGCTGGGGGCCAGAAAGAGCGAGACTTTCGGAAGTGTTATCCTTTTTGGAGCCGGGGGAGAACTGATACATTCTTTGAGACATTGTGCCGTGGGGCTTCCTCCACTTAATCAGACCCTGGCCAGACGGCTTATGGAAGAGGCCGCTATTTATGAAGATCTCTCCCGGGATGATACGCTTGATCTCCGTTTGCTGGAAAAGACCCTGGTTCGTCTCTCCCATCTAATAATCGACTTCCCTGAGATAAAAGAGCTTCATGTCAACCCTCTTTTTTTCTGTGAGGCCGGAGTTTATGCCCTGGATGCCCGGATAATAATCGAAGAGTTTTCTTCCCTCTTCCCTGAGAGGCCCAAAGGGGTCTTCTGCCCGGCCCATCTATCTCTCTGCCCCTATCCAGACCACTTTGTTTTTGGGACCCGTCTCAAAGACGGTCGCAAGGTCCGCATTCGGCCCATAAGGCCGGAAGATGAACCCCTTATGGCCGAACTTTTCAGGACCTTTTCTGAAGAGACTATCCGCTTCCGTTTTCTGGAGTCTAAACTCTTTATGCCCCATGAGGAGCTTATTCACTACTGCCAGATAGACTACGATCGGGAGCTGGCGCTGGTGGCCGAGATAAAAGAAGACCGTCGTTTGCGCATCATCGGTGTAGTTCGTCTGGTAAGGTATCCTGATGAACAGAGTGCGGAGATGGCAGTGGTTGTCGGTGACCCCTGGCAGGGTAAAGGCCTGGGCCAGGCTTTGTGTCGCTTTATGATCCAAGTGGCCCGGGATCTGGGCCTAAAGAGGATCTTCATGGAGATTATGCCCGCTAACACTCGAATGATGGCCCTGGCCCGGAAGCTGAAATTCAAAATGATGGAGGCCGATGAGGATATCGTTCGCATGGTTCTTGATCTTGTCCCAGAAGGGGGCCCCTAA